The Candidatus Nanohalococcus occultus genome contains a region encoding:
- a CDS encoding excinuclease ABC subunit C, with protein MRSEDLDSVIEDKPSEPGVYIFREGEVPIYIGKAVEIKDRLKSYKDPRTPRIGKMVQRADEIDYRTTDDEKEALLLEANLIKKFQPKYNIRLKDSKSYPVIQITDHEYPAIEATRDPDEEATVFGPFTEMGRVENAIKAIRDLYGIRGCSDRKFAGRDRPCLDYQMGICSAPCVGYVERDEYIEQVRKAKEFFRSDSSKLLERITRKMNQAAEEKRFERAGTLRDYRDDLENLRGNKNFRDTGIKHVLAVNQGLDRIGMVLLEKNTIKDKRFYRLNEQAESSLEALEAFIKQFYASDSLPERIVTEKQINDSEILEWLETEGVSTGEPEDGRERILMESAAEASKMSENLKMSKLGETLGIDLERMECFDVSHTGGTDVVGSNVVFVDDEPVKSDYRRKKLVEENDDYENMYRLVKWRAKLAKEGRDDREDPDLVLIDGGKGQLKAASRAMKDVGWSKPVLGIVKPEDEILGSRKNPGINDETRQVLSAIRDEAHRFAINYHISRRDSIDSVLEEIDGLGPETRKKLMKRFTLEDLEKASRADLKTVDGIGDRLADRIKQLFD; from the coding sequence ATGAGATCCGAAGATCTTGACTCTGTTATAGAAGACAAGCCTTCCGAGCCAGGAGTCTACATTTTTCGGGAAGGCGAGGTTCCAATCTATATTGGTAAAGCTGTAGAGATCAAAGACCGGCTTAAATCATACAAAGACCCGAGGACGCCCCGCATCGGCAAAATGGTTCAAAGAGCCGATGAAATCGATTATCGTACAACAGACGATGAGAAAGAAGCTCTTTTACTCGAAGCCAACCTGATCAAAAAGTTCCAGCCCAAGTACAACATCCGGTTGAAAGACAGCAAAAGCTACCCGGTAATCCAGATAACAGACCACGAGTACCCGGCAATTGAGGCCACGAGAGATCCTGACGAGGAAGCTACGGTATTCGGTCCGTTCACAGAGATGGGTCGGGTGGAAAACGCGATCAAAGCTATCCGAGACCTTTACGGGATCCGAGGCTGTTCGGACCGGAAGTTCGCCGGCCGGGACCGGCCATGTCTCGACTACCAGATGGGTATCTGTTCTGCGCCCTGCGTAGGATACGTAGAAAGAGATGAGTACATAGAACAGGTCAGAAAAGCCAAGGAATTCTTCCGGAGTGATTCATCCAAACTTCTAGAGCGTATAACTCGGAAAATGAATCAGGCTGCGGAAGAAAAACGTTTTGAACGCGCTGGAACACTTAGAGACTACAGAGACGACCTGGAAAATCTTCGCGGTAACAAAAACTTCCGTGATACGGGGATCAAACACGTACTTGCGGTCAACCAGGGCCTGGATCGGATCGGAATGGTTTTACTGGAGAAAAACACGATAAAGGACAAACGGTTCTACCGGCTGAACGAACAGGCAGAAAGCTCTCTGGAAGCCCTAGAAGCATTTATCAAGCAGTTTTATGCTTCCGATAGCTTGCCGGAAAGAATCGTTACGGAAAAACAAATCAACGACTCTGAGATACTTGAATGGCTTGAGACGGAAGGAGTCTCAACCGGAGAGCCTGAGGATGGAAGGGAGCGGATACTTATGGAATCAGCGGCCGAGGCCTCGAAGATGTCAGAGAACCTCAAGATGTCGAAGCTCGGTGAAACCCTTGGAATCGATCTTGAACGCATGGAGTGTTTCGATGTTAGTCACACCGGCGGAACGGATGTGGTCGGTTCAAACGTCGTCTTTGTCGACGATGAGCCTGTAAAATCCGATTACCGGCGGAAAAAACTGGTTGAGGAAAACGATGACTACGAGAACATGTACCGGCTGGTAAAATGGCGGGCAAAACTCGCAAAAGAAGGCAGAGACGACCGAGAGGACCCTGATCTAGTACTTATCGATGGAGGTAAAGGACAGCTGAAAGCAGCATCCCGGGCGATGAAAGACGTCGGCTGGTCAAAACCCGTACTTGGAATAGTTAAACCTGAAGATGAGATACTCGGTTCGAGAAAAAACCCTGGGATAAACGATGAAACCCGGCAGGTACTGTCTGCTATAAGAGATGAAGCCCACCGTTTTGCGATTAACTACCATATCTCCAGGAGGGATTCGATAGATTCGGTTCTTGAGGAAATCGATGGTCTCGGACCGGAGACCCGGAAAAAGTTGATGAAGCGGTTTACACTGGAGGATCTGGAAAAAGCTTCGCGCGCCGATTTAAAAACTGTTGACGGGATCGGAGACCGGCTCGCCGATCGGATCAAACAGCTCTTCGATTAA
- a CDS encoding glutamate--tRNA ligase, which produces MELEEVARKFALRNAVEHEGTANPGSVIGQIINEAGAEPQEAQEIAGKIVSEVNQMSLEEQTEKLQSYEFEEKEHEHDPIPDLDVDEDEEVVVRFAPNPNGPPHLGHARGMTINGELRDKYDGKLILRYDDTDPVTKRPLKQAYEMYAEDFEWLGYKPDEIRYSSKNFDTYIEYAEKLIEKGKAYVCKCSQEEGQKYRNEGEACPHRDQSAEENAEMWDQMKNGGLDEGDATLKIKTDIEHKNPAVRDFVAFRIIEDPDHPITGDEYRVWPMLDFAGGIEDHVMGTTHIVRGKDLRASTDRQKYVYDYFGWEYPDVRYWGTVQVSGFDAPMSTSTIAQMVADGELEGWDDPRCGTLRALRKRGFQPEAIKEFFIEMGVTEKDAEASVETLESKNRDIVESSSRHFFVENPVEIKVNGFPEDKKAVLPLHPDHPDRGDRNIELDRENNALKILIEKQDLEDGFMRLKGLCNIEVEKDTAEFVEGDHTKAVERDAPIVHWLPASSPKATLVYPDGSEVSGKIEKADIEIGEVIQFERVGFARKDADSEYYFTHR; this is translated from the coding sequence ATGGAGCTTGAAGAAGTCGCACGGAAGTTCGCGCTCAGAAACGCTGTAGAACATGAAGGTACCGCAAACCCGGGATCGGTCATCGGCCAGATAATAAACGAGGCAGGCGCAGAACCACAGGAAGCCCAGGAAATCGCAGGAAAAATAGTATCAGAAGTAAACCAGATGAGCCTGGAAGAACAGACCGAAAAGCTCCAAAGCTACGAGTTCGAGGAAAAAGAACACGAACACGACCCAATACCGGACTTAGATGTCGATGAAGACGAAGAAGTTGTCGTACGTTTCGCACCGAATCCGAACGGACCTCCACATCTTGGACATGCCCGAGGAATGACGATTAACGGCGAACTACGTGACAAGTACGATGGAAAGCTTATCTTACGTTACGATGATACCGATCCGGTCACGAAAAGACCTCTCAAACAAGCATACGAAATGTATGCTGAAGACTTCGAATGGCTGGGATATAAGCCAGATGAGATCCGTTACTCCTCGAAAAACTTCGATACTTACATAGAGTACGCTGAAAAGCTGATTGAGAAAGGTAAGGCCTACGTCTGTAAATGTAGCCAGGAAGAAGGCCAGAAATACCGTAACGAAGGAGAGGCCTGCCCGCATAGAGATCAGAGCGCCGAGGAAAACGCCGAGATGTGGGATCAGATGAAAAACGGCGGCCTAGACGAGGGAGACGCAACTTTGAAGATCAAGACAGATATTGAACACAAGAACCCGGCGGTCAGAGACTTTGTCGCGTTCAGAATAATCGAGGATCCGGATCACCCGATTACAGGTGACGAGTACCGTGTCTGGCCAATGCTTGATTTCGCAGGAGGTATCGAAGATCATGTTATGGGTACAACTCATATTGTCCGTGGTAAAGACCTTCGTGCTTCCACTGATAGACAGAAATATGTTTACGATTACTTTGGCTGGGAGTATCCGGATGTACGGTACTGGGGTACGGTACAGGTATCGGGCTTTGATGCTCCGATGTCGACCTCCACGATCGCACAGATGGTGGCTGACGGCGAACTTGAAGGATGGGACGATCCGCGCTGTGGCACGCTCCGTGCGTTGAGAAAACGTGGCTTCCAACCGGAGGCTATCAAAGAGTTCTTCATAGAGATGGGTGTAACCGAGAAAGACGCCGAAGCCAGCGTTGAAACACTCGAGTCCAAAAACAGGGATATCGTAGAAAGCTCCAGCCGGCACTTTTTCGTTGAAAACCCGGTTGAAATCAAAGTAAACGGATTTCCGGAGGACAAAAAGGCAGTCCTGCCTTTACATCCTGACCATCCGGACAGAGGAGATAGAAACATCGAACTGGATCGTGAAAACAACGCTTTGAAGATTCTAATCGAAAAACAGGATCTGGAAGACGGTTTCATGCGTCTGAAAGGACTGTGTAACATAGAAGTAGAGAAGGACACAGCTGAGTTTGTAGAAGGTGATCATACTAAAGCCGTTGAACGTGATGCGCCGATAGTTCACTGGCTGCCAGCTAGCTCGCCGAAAGCAACGCTCGTGTACCCGGATGGCTCGGAGGTCAGCGGAAAGATCGAGAAAGCAGATATAGAGATCGGAGAGGTAATCCAGTTTGAAAGAGTAGGCTTCGCTAGAAAGGACGCGGACAGTGAGTACTACTTTACACACCGTTGA
- the uvrB gene encoding excinuclease ABC subunit UvrB translates to MTDEKTDKEKFRVEAPFTPAGDQPEAIEKLSNGFKQGMDKQTLLGVTGSGKTNTVSWTIEEIQKPTLVIAHNKTLAAQLYDELKQLFPDNAVEYFVSYYDYYQPEAYVKSSDTYIGKDASINEEIEKLRHSATNSLLTRDDVIVVASVSAIYGLGDPDFYKSLAVEISEDTEKGRDQIIDELVDIQYERSDEDFKQGKFRLRGDTLDVFPMYSRTAFRISFWGDEIEKITEFKPLENETVEKREKILVRPASHYSAPDEKLEKALEEIEELMEERIEYFESRGDAVAAQRIEERTKFDLEMIREAGYCSGIENYSVHLSDREHGDPPYTLLDYFPDDFLTVIDESHQTIPQIKGQYAGDEARKESLVENGFRLPTAFDNRPLKFDEFKEKTDKTLFVSATPGDYETEVSEQIVEQIVRPTYLLDPTIEVRETERQVEDVISEIEKRAERDERTLVTTLSKNMAENLSEFLQDAGINAKYMHHETDTLERHEIIRKLRVGEIDVVVGINLLREGLDIPEVSLVAILEADQAGFLRSETALVQTMGRAARNQDGHVIMYGDEKTDAMKNAISETDRRRKIQRKFNEENGKTPRTIEKEVTESTLPGKDSDEELTETEFEDTEEARRQVVELEEQMKQAAENLEFELAAEYRDKISEIKEENSLE, encoded by the coding sequence ATGACTGACGAAAAAACAGATAAAGAGAAATTCAGGGTTGAAGCTCCTTTCACTCCGGCAGGAGACCAGCCCGAGGCCATAGAGAAGCTTTCAAACGGTTTCAAGCAAGGAATGGACAAACAAACACTTTTAGGTGTTACCGGCTCCGGTAAGACCAATACTGTTTCGTGGACGATCGAGGAGATCCAGAAACCGACCTTGGTGATCGCTCACAACAAGACTTTGGCAGCCCAGCTCTACGATGAGTTAAAACAGCTTTTCCCGGATAATGCGGTCGAGTACTTCGTATCATACTATGATTACTACCAGCCCGAAGCCTACGTTAAAAGCTCGGATACCTATATAGGGAAGGACGCATCGATCAACGAAGAAATTGAGAAGCTAAGGCACTCGGCAACCAACTCTCTTCTGACAAGAGACGATGTAATCGTTGTCGCATCGGTTTCCGCAATATACGGTCTTGGAGATCCGGATTTTTACAAATCCCTGGCCGTTGAGATATCGGAAGATACCGAGAAAGGGCGTGATCAAATAATAGATGAATTGGTCGATATACAGTACGAGCGCAGCGATGAGGATTTCAAGCAAGGAAAGTTCAGGCTGCGCGGAGACACTTTAGATGTTTTCCCGATGTATTCACGGACTGCTTTCCGTATCAGCTTCTGGGGCGATGAGATAGAGAAGATTACAGAGTTCAAGCCCCTGGAAAACGAGACAGTGGAGAAAAGAGAGAAGATACTGGTCCGACCGGCTTCCCACTACTCGGCGCCGGATGAAAAACTTGAGAAAGCTCTAGAGGAGATCGAAGAGCTGATGGAAGAACGGATCGAGTACTTCGAGTCCCGAGGCGATGCGGTAGCCGCCCAGCGTATCGAGGAACGAACCAAGTTCGATTTGGAGATGATACGTGAGGCTGGTTACTGTTCGGGGATTGAAAACTACTCAGTCCATCTTTCCGACAGGGAACACGGAGATCCGCCCTACACTTTGCTTGATTACTTCCCGGATGATTTTCTAACGGTAATCGATGAGTCCCACCAGACCATTCCTCAGATCAAAGGCCAGTATGCCGGCGATGAGGCCCGGAAAGAATCCTTAGTGGAAAACGGTTTCCGGCTGCCAACAGCTTTCGACAACCGGCCTCTGAAGTTCGATGAGTTCAAGGAAAAAACCGATAAGACCCTGTTCGTATCGGCCACACCCGGAGATTACGAGACCGAGGTTTCCGAACAGATTGTCGAACAGATCGTTCGTCCGACCTACCTCCTGGATCCGACCATCGAGGTCAGAGAGACCGAACGTCAGGTCGAGGATGTAATATCAGAGATAGAAAAACGGGCGGAAAGAGATGAACGGACCCTGGTGACAACACTGAGTAAGAATATGGCTGAGAACCTCTCGGAGTTCCTACAGGATGCTGGTATCAACGCAAAGTACATGCACCATGAAACCGATACATTGGAACGGCATGAGATCATCAGAAAACTCCGGGTCGGTGAGATCGATGTGGTGGTAGGGATCAACCTGCTGAGAGAGGGACTGGACATACCGGAGGTGTCTCTGGTGGCGATACTTGAGGCAGATCAGGCCGGGTTTCTTCGTTCGGAGACTGCTTTGGTCCAGACCATGGGCCGGGCGGCAAGAAACCAAGATGGCCACGTCATAATGTATGGCGATGAGAAAACCGATGCGATGAAAAATGCGATATCCGAGACCGATCGCAGACGGAAGATACAGAGAAAGTTCAACGAGGAGAACGGAAAGACCCCGAGGACTATCGAAAAAGAAGTCACGGAATCGACTCTTCCCGGCAAGGACTCGGACGAAGAGCTGACGGAGACAGAGTTCGAAGATACGGAGGAAGCACGTAGGCAGGTAGTGGAACTCGAAGAGCAGATGAAACAGGCCGCTGAGAACCTGGAGTTCGAACTAGCCGCCGAATACCGGGATAAGATCAGCGAGATCAAAGAAGAAAACAGCCTCGAATAA
- a CDS encoding inorganic diphosphatase, translated as MVNKWQDYETGPDAPDVINAVIENPTGTKNKYEYDKEKESVVLDRVLHSAVHYPGDYGFIPQAYYEDEDPMDILVLTTHGTFPGCVIEVRPVGILYMDDGGEQDDNIIAVPVEDPRWDDVEDLDDVNEHKKKEISEFFKTYKNLEPKKEVEIEGYGGAEEAKEAIERSQELYKENFE; from the coding sequence ATGGTTAACAAGTGGCAAGACTATGAGACAGGTCCGGACGCACCAGACGTCATTAACGCAGTGATCGAAAACCCGACAGGAACCAAAAACAAATACGAATACGACAAGGAGAAAGAATCCGTCGTTCTTGACAGAGTTCTACATTCGGCGGTACATTACCCTGGCGACTACGGTTTCATCCCGCAGGCTTACTACGAGGACGAGGATCCTATGGACATCCTTGTTCTTACAACACACGGAACTTTCCCTGGCTGTGTGATCGAGGTTCGCCCGGTAGGAATTCTTTACATGGACGACGGTGGAGAACAGGACGATAATATCATCGCGGTACCTGTGGAAGATCCACGTTGGGACGACGTCGAGGACTTAGACGACGTCAACGAACATAAGAAAAAGGAGATCAGCGAGTTCTTCAAGACTTACAAGAATCTTGAACCGAAAAAAGAGGTCGAGATCGAAGGCTACGGCGGCGCAGAAGAAGCCAAAGAAGCCATCGAAAGAAGTCAAGAGCTTTACAAGGAAAACTTTGAGTAA
- the uvrA gene encoding excinuclease ABC subunit UvrA — protein MVEQRQSIEIKGAKENNLKNIDLEIPRGKLNVVTGLSGSGKSTLAFDTVFAEGQRRYMESLSSYARNFLDQMDKPEVESIEGLSPAISIEQNTSGTTPRSTVGTVTEIHDYLRLLYARIGTQYSPETGKIVEEKSAEQIADEILELPEDTKIKVLAPVETEEFAEKVEKLKERGFTRIITDQEYDLDLEEPESAGSFEIVVDRIKASGDSRSRLVEALENGLDETDGKVWIEVSDEVDDERIKETNGRKLLKFTEGFSEPGNSRDFSELEQRSFSFNSPLGACDECDGLGKSEVADEDLVVPDSSVAMKNALAPWNYSKDYYRRGINAFADHFNVDVNTPFEELDRQIQEKMLHGTREPIYYTVEKMRGNGLREKRFEGVMEYINRRFQETSSDNVRSRLRDYMREDTCPVCDGTRLSEQSRHVEVAGLTLPEINRMNIESAYETFQGLEDQLEGRDREIGEEIVKEVRQRLGFLDQVGLSYLTLDREAATLSGGETQRIRLATQIGSGLTGVLYVLDEPSIGLHRHDNEKLIDTLENLRDLGNTLLVVEHDESTVKRADNIIDIGPGPGKKGGEIVGHGKQQDIESVENSVTGKYLSGEKKIPVPDERRSPEDSITVKGAKEHNLDDVDVEIPLGVITAITGMSGSGKSTLMHDILYNQLTKQLNDNKSVIVGEHEKVEGAENIESVRMIDQSPIGRTPRSNPATYTGVFDYIRELFAETKLSKRRGYDKGRFSFNVKGGRCEECKGQGTVQIEMNFLSDVYVECERCGGKRYNDETLQVKYRGKSIAEILGMEIEEAYEFFEHDRRIKRRLKLLKDVGLGYMELGQPSTTLSGGEAQRIKLAEELGKVRNEDVLYMLDEPTTGLHWEDERKLIKVLHRLVEKGNSVLVIEHELELVKCADCIIDLGPKGGENGGQIVAQGTPEQVAENPDSFTGQYLEELLD, from the coding sequence ATGGTTGAACAGAGACAGAGCATAGAGATCAAGGGCGCAAAAGAAAATAACTTGAAGAATATTGACTTGGAGATACCTAGAGGTAAACTAAACGTTGTCACAGGTCTTTCAGGAAGCGGGAAATCAACCCTGGCATTCGATACTGTTTTCGCGGAAGGTCAACGTCGATACATGGAATCGCTCTCTTCTTACGCCCGGAACTTCCTCGATCAGATGGATAAACCAGAGGTAGAGAGCATAGAAGGTCTTTCACCGGCTATAAGCATAGAGCAAAACACATCTGGTACCACGCCGCGTTCGACCGTAGGAACAGTAACAGAGATACATGATTACCTACGGTTGCTTTATGCCCGGATCGGAACCCAGTACTCGCCTGAAACCGGCAAAATAGTCGAGGAAAAATCAGCTGAACAGATAGCCGATGAAATACTCGAGCTGCCGGAGGATACAAAGATCAAGGTTCTGGCGCCCGTTGAAACAGAGGAATTTGCGGAAAAAGTAGAGAAACTAAAGGAAAGAGGTTTCACACGTATAATAACAGATCAAGAGTACGATCTGGATCTGGAAGAGCCTGAAAGCGCTGGAAGCTTCGAGATAGTAGTCGATAGGATAAAGGCATCAGGTGATTCCCGTTCAAGACTCGTCGAGGCCCTGGAAAACGGTTTAGATGAGACAGACGGTAAGGTCTGGATCGAGGTCTCGGATGAGGTAGATGATGAGAGAATAAAGGAAACTAACGGAAGGAAGCTACTGAAGTTCACGGAAGGTTTTTCCGAGCCAGGGAACAGCCGTGATTTCTCCGAGCTGGAACAGCGAAGCTTTTCGTTTAACAGCCCGCTGGGCGCGTGCGATGAGTGCGACGGACTGGGCAAATCAGAGGTAGCAGATGAAGATCTTGTTGTACCGGATAGCTCGGTGGCTATGAAAAACGCTTTAGCTCCATGGAACTACAGCAAGGACTATTACCGGCGTGGAATCAACGCTTTCGCCGACCACTTCAATGTCGATGTAAACACTCCCTTCGAAGAACTCGACAGACAGATACAGGAGAAAATGCTTCACGGAACCCGGGAGCCGATCTACTATACGGTAGAGAAGATGAGGGGCAACGGGCTCAGGGAAAAACGGTTCGAAGGAGTAATGGAGTACATCAACCGGCGTTTCCAGGAAACCTCAAGCGACAACGTCCGCAGCCGGCTAAGAGACTACATGAGAGAAGATACCTGCCCGGTGTGTGACGGAACAAGACTCTCCGAACAGTCCCGACACGTAGAAGTAGCAGGCTTGACGCTTCCGGAGATCAACCGGATGAACATCGAATCCGCTTACGAAACATTTCAGGGGCTTGAAGACCAGCTAGAGGGCAGAGACCGGGAGATCGGAGAGGAAATTGTAAAAGAGGTCCGCCAACGTCTTGGATTCCTCGACCAGGTAGGATTGAGCTACTTAACCCTTGATAGAGAGGCAGCGACGCTTTCAGGCGGAGAAACTCAGAGGATCAGGCTAGCAACACAGATAGGATCGGGCTTGACAGGAGTACTGTACGTCCTCGATGAGCCATCGATCGGTCTACACAGACATGATAACGAGAAACTGATCGACACACTGGAGAACCTTCGAGATCTCGGAAACACGTTGCTCGTTGTAGAACACGATGAGTCAACGGTAAAACGCGCGGACAACATTATCGATATCGGGCCGGGGCCAGGGAAAAAGGGAGGAGAGATAGTAGGGCATGGCAAGCAACAAGACATTGAATCGGTGGAAAACTCGGTTACCGGAAAATACCTTTCAGGTGAGAAAAAGATTCCTGTGCCGGACGAACGCAGAAGCCCGGAGGATAGTATAACTGTCAAAGGAGCGAAGGAACACAACCTCGATGACGTCGATGTTGAGATACCGCTCGGAGTCATAACAGCGATCACGGGCATGTCCGGATCCGGAAAATCCACGTTGATGCATGATATTCTTTACAACCAGCTTACAAAACAGCTCAATGACAACAAATCAGTTATAGTTGGAGAACACGAGAAAGTGGAGGGTGCGGAAAACATTGAATCCGTTCGTATGATCGATCAGTCCCCGATCGGGCGCACGCCGCGTTCGAACCCAGCAACATACACAGGGGTCTTCGATTACATCAGAGAGCTTTTTGCCGAGACCAAGCTATCGAAGCGCCGAGGATACGACAAAGGACGGTTCAGCTTCAACGTCAAAGGCGGACGCTGTGAGGAGTGTAAAGGACAGGGAACCGTTCAGATCGAGATGAACTTCCTCTCGGATGTATACGTAGAATGTGAACGGTGTGGAGGTAAAAGATACAACGATGAAACTCTTCAGGTAAAGTACCGTGGAAAGTCGATCGCAGAAATCCTTGGAATGGAGATAGAAGAGGCATACGAGTTTTTCGAACACGATCGACGTATCAAAAGACGGTTGAAACTTCTCAAAGACGTCGGACTAGGCTACATGGAGCTAGGACAGCCATCAACCACTCTGTCCGGAGGAGAAGCTCAGAGGATCAAACTGGCCGAAGAGCTTGGAAAAGTCAGGAACGAAGACGTTCTCTACATGCTTGATGAGCCTACAACAGGTCTTCACTGGGAGGATGAGAGAAAGCTGATCAAGGTGCTTCACAGACTGGTCGAGAAAGGCAACTCGGTGCTGGTGATTGAACACGAACTTGAACTGGTAAAATGTGCGGACTGTATAATCGATCTTGGACCGAAAGGAGGGGAAAACGGCGGTCAGATCGTAGCACAAGGAACTCCAGAACAGGTAGCGGAAAACCCGGATTCTTTTACCGGCCAGTACCTTGAGGAACTCCTGGATTAA
- a CDS encoding S26 family signal peptidase, with protein sequence MGIKRKAKLTVLAALVITGGSSLLLSITGDSCTTRTVQTVQTDSLSPIIAEGENVTVLENYYTCNAPERTENIYYQHASRQEPLLLNVTAVPGDQMSFSGCELKINNQTVRNSAGEAYCLEGKRKGLLELYTGKLSGYLLLSENSSRGYDSTRFGIVSEKGFESRVKSRNKFLGLI encoded by the coding sequence GTGGGAATCAAAAGAAAGGCGAAGTTAACAGTGCTTGCCGCACTGGTGATCACAGGAGGTTCATCCCTCCTTCTTTCAATAACCGGCGACAGCTGTACAACCCGGACCGTACAGACGGTCCAGACAGACTCCTTATCTCCTATAATAGCTGAAGGAGAAAACGTCACCGTCCTAGAAAACTATTATACCTGTAACGCCCCGGAAAGAACTGAAAACATCTACTACCAGCACGCATCCAGACAGGAGCCGTTACTTTTGAATGTTACCGCGGTTCCCGGCGATCAAATGAGCTTTTCGGGCTGCGAATTAAAGATAAACAATCAAACAGTTAGAAACTCGGCTGGAGAGGCTTACTGTCTAGAAGGAAAGCGGAAAGGACTGCTTGAACTTTACACCGGCAAGCTCTCCGGCTATCTGCTGCTGTCCGAGAATAGCTCCAGAGGATACGACTCAACCCGTTTCGGCATCGTATCGGAAAAAGGATTCGAGAGCAGAGTCAAGTCCAGAAACAAGTTCCTGGGCCTGATCTAG
- a CDS encoding ABC transporter permease encodes MRKYLAFLKMGFRESTAYRFNAVMSFVGSLLYLVMVYAIWTSIANSGQLATGLTGVLTYVLLGQVVSNSVFTDVESFMSERVRKGTIVNELKRPVSLRLQVYSYLAGKTLFNSVSKGIPVLAIGWLFLNIQTPSLMNTAGFIASLIFSFNLVFSFSFLTSMLVFWTNIGWGIRAMRSNIQQVFSGVLFPLYLLPEGLKQVFDILPFWAMADGPIRIFTMEATGQQMYGILGLQLFWTIVMLGIGELGWRKARKKMTVQGG; translated from the coding sequence GTGAGAAAATACCTTGCGTTCCTGAAGATGGGCTTCCGGGAGTCAACCGCATACAGGTTCAACGCAGTAATGTCGTTCGTAGGATCGCTTCTGTACCTAGTAATGGTCTATGCAATCTGGACATCGATTGCGAACTCCGGACAGCTAGCGACCGGACTAACAGGCGTTTTAACCTATGTTTTGCTCGGACAGGTGGTTTCTAACTCTGTTTTCACCGATGTGGAAAGTTTCATGTCCGAACGCGTCAGGAAAGGAACGATCGTAAACGAGTTGAAAAGACCTGTCTCGCTCAGATTACAGGTTTACTCCTATCTGGCCGGCAAAACCTTGTTTAACTCGGTTTCGAAGGGAATACCAGTTTTAGCTATCGGCTGGCTGTTTTTGAATATTCAGACGCCTTCATTGATGAACACTGCTGGTTTTATCGCCTCATTGATTTTCAGCTTTAACCTTGTGTTTTCATTTTCGTTCCTGACCTCGATGCTTGTTTTCTGGACGAACATCGGCTGGGGAATCCGGGCGATGCGTTCGAACATCCAGCAGGTTTTCTCAGGAGTACTGTTCCCTCTCTATCTTTTACCCGAGGGCTTGAAACAGGTCTTCGATATTCTGCCTTTCTGGGCGATGGCGGATGGACCTATCAGGATCTTTACCATGGAGGCGACAGGCCAGCAGATGTATGGCATTTTAGGTTTACAGCTGTTCTGGACCATAGTAATGTTAGGGATTGGCGAGCTAGGATGGAGAAAAGCAAGAAAAAAGATGACGGTACAGGGCGGATGA
- a CDS encoding ABC transporter permease, producing the protein MEKSKKKDDGTGRMKLDTVRKYIAIYWSYFKQYWKTRLIYKTDFTVGAVAQLVNLGASLAFLTLLFTQVDSINGWSFNEMLFLAGIGGVIMNFHHLFLFNMFSLEDYIVDGKLDRFLLRPLSPLFQIYADKVSDNNLSKLIANAALVIYSGTQIGVNLLSLPNLVYGAAALISGTLVFAAAYMVFATTGFWTGRSRSAIWLIFRLSEYRRYPFGIYTLPIQVILVTAIPIAFASFFPATFFLEKTSWQTWQYISIAAGPVLYSLALKFWTIGLGNYSSTGS; encoded by the coding sequence ATGGAGAAAAGCAAGAAAAAAGATGACGGTACAGGGCGGATGAAGCTAGATACTGTAAGGAAATACATTGCGATCTACTGGAGTTACTTCAAACAGTACTGGAAAACCCGTCTAATCTACAAAACCGATTTTACAGTCGGAGCAGTAGCCCAGCTGGTCAACCTCGGAGCATCGCTTGCTTTCCTGACCTTGCTTTTCACCCAGGTTGACTCGATTAATGGCTGGAGTTTCAACGAGATGCTTTTCCTAGCCGGTATCGGAGGAGTGATAATGAACTTCCATCACCTGTTTCTGTTCAACATGTTCAGCCTGGAAGATTACATCGTGGACGGGAAACTGGATAGATTCCTGCTTCGGCCTTTAAGCCCGCTCTTCCAGATTTATGCGGACAAGGTCTCGGATAACAATCTCTCGAAACTGATAGCAAATGCCGCACTAGTGATCTATTCAGGCACTCAGATCGGAGTCAACCTGTTGAGCTTACCGAATCTGGTTTACGGAGCGGCAGCTTTAATCTCTGGGACCCTAGTATTTGCCGCAGCTTACATGGTCTTTGCCACCACAGGTTTCTGGACCGGCAGAAGTCGCAGCGCTATCTGGCTGATCTTCCGTTTAAGCGAGTACAGAAGGTACCCCTTCGGTATCTATACGCTTCCAATCCAGGTGATTTTAGTTACAGCAATACCGATCGCTTTCGCCTCGTTTTTCCCAGCAACATTTTTCCTTGAGAAAACCAGCTGGCAGACATGGCAGTACATCTCGATTGCGGCCGGACCAGTACTTTACAGCCTAGCACTGAAGTTCTGGACCATAGGATTAGGAAACTACTCGAGTACAGGAAGCTGA